From the genome of Hoeflea algicola:
ATTCATGTCGGCGTTGGTCAACCAGGGAATCCTCACCACTCCTTTGTTCAAGGGTATCGAGCAGTTCATAGAGCTCTTGCGCTTTTGCCAACCGACACCGTTGTTCGCGAATGATGTCGATCGCAAGTCGCTCAAGCTCGTCTTGCTCGAGTTCCGCGAGAATCGTTTCGATGGCATTCTTTGAGCAATCGGGTTTGAGTTCAAGGCTGCGGATATCCGGCAATATTGCACCACCCCTTCGGCTTGGTCCGCGGTGCGCCCCCGCGAACAAACAAGATCTTGACCCCAAGCCGGGGGTTAGAAAACCGCCACAGACGGTCCCTGCGACCTTTAGCACCGAGGCACCTGGACATACGTCGCAGGCCCCCGGCCAATGGCCAGAGGATCCTCGGTGTCGGGTCGGCCGACACCAAACCGCTGTGGTGGGGTTTCTACGCCCCGAGGCAGCGCGTCCCGCCTCGGGGAAAAGCATATTTCATCAGGCTAGCGAACGCCAGACGCCAACCCGCATGTTTGCATTGAATTTATTCGACACTCGCAAAAAGTGCGGTTGCCGACGCTGGAGGGATTGCACCATCAGCGAGAACTGATGAACGAAAACTGCCCACCGCTCCAAGCCGTGACCGCATGGCATCACTCATATCGAACAGACCAGCATAGGTCATGGTCTTCCCGATCCGCACTGGCGTGCCCACTTGTTCGAAGCGGCAATCGATCGACCTGAAAATGCGAGCCATTCGGGCGTCGAAGACCGATACGATGTGTTCGATACCGGCCCGCTGGGCGGCTTCAACCATCCCGCACAAAAGCTCGACGGTGATTCGGTTGACCAGGTGGTTCGCTTCTGCACGATCCCTCGCCTCGAAGATCCGCGGATTGACCGCGAATCGTGAGCTTTCCCAGATCAACGGGCTTTCGACCGTACCACCAGGCATCAGCACGGAAAATACGTCCCTGAGCATGTTGGGGCCAGTCGTGGGGAGCAGACGTACAGCGCCACGGAGTTGTCCTGATCTCTCATCGAGCGACAGAAGGTAGAGAGGGGTTTCGGAATCGAACCGGTCGATCTCCCGGCCGTTTTCGACTGTGACGTCCCAGCCGAGGCGACCAGAAAAGACTTCGGCCCGCATACGAAACATTGCGTCAAATAGGTCGGGATACTTGTCCTGATCGGCACTTTCGATTGCGAATATCATGATGGTGGTCTCCGTTCATTGATTGATGACGGAGACACCAGTTACCGGCTGGGTTCTGAGACGAACATCCGGTCCAACAGCGGAGTTTACAAGGGATCGAAAAGCAGCCCGGCTCTATGAGCTATCGAAACCGCATGAGTATTGCTCGTGGCATGGAGCTTGTGGCGGGCGCTCTCCAGATAACAGCGCACGGTGTGCTGCGAAAGGCCCAGAATGACAGCACATTCCCAGGCCGTCTTGCCCTCGGCGATCCATTGCAAGCATTCCAATTCACGCGGAGAAAGACTGACCGGTTCGTTCGCATGCCCCTTAATGCTGAGCACACGATCATGGATGTGCATCGCAAGGACCTGAAAGTCGCGCATATAGAGTAATTTCGCGCTCGCCCAGTCCCGGGCGGAAAGATCTGACGTCACGGAGAACAAGGCACGATCGCCGCGGCGGCCGTGCACCGGAACTGTCAGTCCGCGGCTCCCGATACCGAATTCGCCGGCTTCACCAAAAAAGGTCTTCAACCGCCCCGTAGGCTTTCCGAACTCGTCCCAATCAAGGGGAAGCATACGGTGAAATCCAAGACGAACAACAGGATCGACATCGACATACTGCCGGTTCTTGTAGTGCGCGACCCACTCGGGAGGATAGGTTACGGCGAGGTAGGGATCGGTCTCATTTTGACCGGTAACGCTGACACCAAAATAAGCAATGGTATTCAATGCGTATTGGGATGCCACGTCTTTCAAAAACCGGATAGTTGAATTCCGGTCAGCAACATCTGAAATTTTTGAGAGTGCGTCCATCAGATCGGAATCTGCGATATTCTCCAACGTCCTACCTTTCCCGGAACCTGAGATTCGGACGCAATATTTCCATTATGAGTCGCATATGCAATGCATAGTTGTCGAACTGGACAAATTCTAGATCGTCAGCTTCCGGGCGTTGTTTGATGGGGAATCCTGTCAGGTATTAAAGGCGATGACGAGCGGCACGCCGAACAGCGACGCCCAGGCCAGGGCGGCCGCCTTCTGGATTGCAACGATGTTGGTGTCGCCGGTCCACCAGCCATTGCCGGTTGCCACGATGACGCTCGGTTTGTAGATCATCGATTGCAGGATCGGCCAAACCAGGAGCTGCTCGTAGCAGATCAGAGGAGCGATGAGCGTCCCGGCAAAACTGCCGGCAGGCTTTCCAAAGACATGGGCCGTTGCGCCACCCGATGTCCAAGGTTGCCACATCGAAACCGGCACCGGCATGCGCTCGCGGTAGACGATGTGCGCGCCTTTCCCAGACACCTCGATCATCGCATTGTCATAGCCCACAGCTCCAATAATGATCGCACCTCCGTTCACCGTCACATCAAGGTCCTGAAGTGCGCGGACCCAGAGGTGTTCGGTAGTCGGCGTCCAGATCCCGAAGGCGCTTTCGGGAAGGACGATGTTCTTCGCGCTGGCTTTCGCCGCATCCTGAACCAATGCCAACGTGGCGAGATGCTGCGCATAATCTGCGTGTTCACCGGGAGAGGCATAGTTAAAGTGCGTGTCGATGCCGATCCAGCCTTCCGGTGGATGCGGTTCGCTCCAGTCTAAGGACGACAAGGCGAAAACAGCTCCTATGACAAGAGCAACGATCGGCCATGCCCGCGTTGTCATCGCAGATAAAGCGTGAGCCATGGCAATCAATCCAAACCAGCCCAGATCTGGAAACAAGACGCCTGCGGCCGTGATTGGGTTTGCCCACCCGATGATGCCAAAGGGCGGAACGCTCATCAGGATCCATGCAAGCGCGTAGCGCAACGATCGGTGCCATCCAGATTTTGAAGTCCAAAGCATGCTGTGCACGAGTACGAACAGAAACGAGGCCGCGAGCCACAGGGCAAGCCCGAGCCACATATCACTCGCGTAGAAGATTGAGACGCCAACAGGCAGCCCGTGCGATGCTGCAAGGAAATAGGCCAGCGCCACCAGCCCCGCGACCAACCGGTTGGGTGCTAACGCCCAGAACGTTGGAAACAGGACAGCGGCGGGCAAGGCCAGCACCGCGCCACTCCAGGCAATTGCACCGACAGTGGCGCTGCCTGCAACAAGACCGATGCTGATCAAGCCTTCACGGAACGAAGGTGAGGACGGGTGTCGCCAGCCCGAGAACACCGGCGGCCGGGATCGGCCCGAAATATCGTGAGTCATAGGAACCTTTGAATGGTGAGTGGAGAAACAGAAAACCCGGCGGCACTGCACCACCGGCGTAGGGCGTTATCGGCCTGCCCGAACCATCGTGTGGCTGGACCGCGGATCGCGGCAAATCCACTCCGTCGATCACGACAGACGCGCCGATTTCAATCGACTGTCCGGGGAGTGCAACAACGGTCTTGATCAACGGACTAAGCCAGCCTGGGCAAATGCCGCGGCGCAGATATCCGCGCTCACGGGCCCGTCGAAACTCGTGCGTTAACGGCGGACAGATGAAGATGCGATCCCCAATGCTAATGGCGCGGCTCAGCATCTCTATGCGCCAGATCCCGAGCGGATAGCTCGGTGTCAGATTAATCCGCAGCCCCATCCCATAGGCTGCGACAAAAAGGGCTACCGGAAGGAAAAGAAGTGCCGTCACTATGGCAATACGTCGCCTCCGTGTCATTGCTTGAGCCCCAGGCTCTTACTCTGCGTTTGCCGCAACGCTTCCGATTCCTTCAGTGCCTGCTGGGTCCGCTCCTGAGCGGCCAACTGCTGGCCGGCCCGCATCAGCGGCCAGGCGACTGCAAGCTTTTCCCTTTCGCCCGGCGACATGCCTTGGGCTGCCTTCTCAAAGATCGAACCCGATAGGTCCTTGGCTCCATTGCTGAGCAGCGTCCGTTCCCCGAACCGTTCGGAAACGGCCCGGTTGAAGCTATCAAGCTCGGCCTTCACCATGCGGTCGGCCAGTGCAAACCCAACTGCTGCCGGCAGATCGTTGCGATCTATGGCGTTGCGGATCTTTTCAATTGCCCGGGCCGCGGCCGGCGACAGGGACGGAATCTCGATCGAGGTTCGCTTGCGGTGTCCCTCTTCTTCCAACCTGTAATTCGCGACCGCCTTCTGGCGCATGTCGAGGTAGCGCTCAAGGTCACGACGGAGCGCCGGCACGTTGACCTCCGCCACACGACGGTCCTCCCGGTCCGCTCGGCTCGCCAACAGTCCTTCCCGACCGCGCAGCGCGCCGAAGCCCGCGGCGTTTTGTTCGATTTCGCCAAGACGCTGGCGGGCAACGCTCGCGTCTTCCAGAACGGTCTCCATACGCATCGCCTTGAAGGCGGTTCCTGGATCCGCATAGACAAGACGAATACGGTCAGAGAGATTGTCCCACTGCTTTTGCAGGGCCGGATCGGACTGCAGCTTTTCGGCGACCGCGTTGGTGATCGACATTGTAAAACTTGAGACGCCTTTGACCATTGGCCCGGCCTTTCTGGCTGTTTGACTGGATTGGTGAAGTGGATGATCGACAAGGCCGAGCTGCGCGCCGGCGGTGCGAAGCCGGACGCTAAGATCGACGAGTCTCTGTTTCTGCCGGATGGTCCATTGCACCCGGTCACGCAATAGCGTCCGGGCAACGCGAACGAGATGCAGGCCGCGATTGTTGGCGAAGCGGAGCGCCTGGGCATAGAACCGGCCGCTTGCATAATCGAGGGTCACTTCCTTGGCGTTCTTGCGGGAGAGGATCTTCTCAAGTCCACCTGCAAGGTGGAAGGGTCGGCTGCCGTAGTAGAGGGCCAAGCCCTCCCGGTGCCGGGTCATCGCGACATAGGT
Proteins encoded in this window:
- a CDS encoding transcriptional repressor TraM — translated: MPDIRSLELKPDCSKNAIETILAELEQDELERLAIDIIREQRCRLAKAQELYELLDTLEQRSGEDSLVDQRRHEYRLALVMMKAHHPIAATVINKLGYMPPLPEDMTRQ
- a CDS encoding acyl-homoserine-lactone synthase; its protein translation is MIFAIESADQDKYPDLFDAMFRMRAEVFSGRLGWDVTVENGREIDRFDSETPLYLLSLDERSGQLRGAVRLLPTTGPNMLRDVFSVLMPGGTVESPLIWESSRFAVNPRIFEARDRAEANHLVNRITVELLCGMVEAAQRAGIEHIVSVFDARMARIFRSIDCRFEQVGTPVRIGKTMTYAGLFDMSDAMRSRLGAVGSFRSSVLADGAIPPASATALFASVE
- a CDS encoding LuxR family transcriptional regulator, whose product is MENIADSDLMDALSKISDVADRNSTIRFLKDVASQYALNTIAYFGVSVTGQNETDPYLAVTYPPEWVAHYKNRQYVDVDPVVRLGFHRMLPLDWDEFGKPTGRLKTFFGEAGEFGIGSRGLTVPVHGRRGDRALFSVTSDLSARDWASAKLLYMRDFQVLAMHIHDRVLSIKGHANEPVSLSPRELECLQWIAEGKTAWECAVILGLSQHTVRCYLESARHKLHATSNTHAVSIAHRAGLLFDPL
- a CDS encoding conjugal transfer protein TraB — encoded protein: MISIGLVAGSATVGAIAWSGAVLALPAAVLFPTFWALAPNRLVAGLVALAYFLAASHGLPVGVSIFYASDMWLGLALWLAASFLFVLVHSMLWTSKSGWHRSLRYALAWILMSVPPFGIIGWANPITAAGVLFPDLGWFGLIAMAHALSAMTTRAWPIVALVIGAVFALSSLDWSEPHPPEGWIGIDTHFNYASPGEHADYAQHLATLALVQDAAKASAKNIVLPESAFGIWTPTTEHLWVRALQDLDVTVNGGAIIIGAVGYDNAMIEVSGKGAHIVYRERMPVPVSMWQPWTSGGATAHVFGKPAGSFAGTLIAPLICYEQLLVWPILQSMIYKPSVIVATGNGWWTGDTNIVAIQKAAALAWASLFGVPLVIAFNT
- the traF gene encoding conjugative transfer signal peptidase TraF, producing MTALLFLPVALFVAAYGMGLRINLTPSYPLGIWRIEMLSRAISIGDRIFICPPLTHEFRRARERGYLRRGICPGWLSPLIKTVVALPGQSIEIGASVVIDGVDLPRSAVQPHDGSGRPITPYAGGAVPPGFLFLHSPFKGSYDSRYFGPIPAAGVLGLATPVLTFVP